In a single window of the Streptomyces sp. NBC_00094 genome:
- a CDS encoding dienelactone hydrolase family protein has protein sequence MAEVLLFHHALGLTEAIGAFADGLRRSGHTVHVPDLYEGRTFANLEAGAAYAQEVGFDVLTERGEKAAEGLPEKLVYAGFSLGVLPAQKLAQTRAGALGALLFSACVPVSAFGAAWPVGVPVQVHAMDADPYFVGDGDLDAARELVAGAGDRELFLYPGSSHLFAERGTASYDAAAAGPCVERVLGFLGGLTV, from the coding sequence ATGGCCGAGGTTCTGCTCTTCCATCATGCTCTCGGACTGACGGAGGCGATCGGTGCCTTCGCCGACGGACTGCGACGGTCCGGGCACACGGTGCACGTGCCCGATCTGTACGAGGGTCGAACGTTCGCGAACCTGGAGGCGGGGGCCGCGTACGCGCAGGAGGTCGGGTTCGACGTCCTCACGGAGCGGGGCGAGAAGGCGGCCGAGGGGCTGCCCGAGAAGCTGGTGTACGCCGGGTTCTCGCTCGGCGTGCTGCCCGCGCAGAAGCTGGCGCAGACCCGGGCGGGCGCTCTCGGCGCCCTGCTGTTCAGTGCCTGTGTGCCGGTGAGCGCGTTCGGCGCGGCCTGGCCGGTGGGCGTCCCCGTGCAGGTGCACGCGATGGACGCGGACCCGTACTTCGTCGGCGACGGGGACCTGGACGCGGCGCGCGAGCTGGTCGCGGGCGCCGGGGATCGCGAGCTGTTCCTGTACCCGGGGAGCTCGCACCTCTTCGCCGAGCGCGGTACGGCGTCCTACGATGCGGCGGCGGCCGGACCCTGTGTCGAGCGGGTCCTCGGCTTCCTGGGAGGCCTCACGGTCTGA